Below is a window of Vibrio sp. SS-MA-C1-2 DNA.
AGTTTAGATCTTGGAGCTCGTTTTATTTTACCTCATCTGCCAAAGGGTGATAAGTATAAGCATATTATTGATTTAGGTTGTGGTAATGGCGTATTAACCATTCGATTAGCCCAACTGAATCCAAGTGCAAAAATTACCAGCATTGATGAAAGCTATATGGCTATTACCTCAGCAACCGAGAATTGCCAGTTAAATGTACCCGATAATCATAATATCGATCTGAAAGTAAATAATTGTCTTGATGATTTTGATCTCAACAGTGCCGACATGGTGATTTGTAACCCGCCTTTTCACCAGCAAAATACCATCACTGATCATATTGCATGGCAAATGTTTAACGATGCTTATCAAGTATTAGAACCAAATGGAAAATTAATGGTCATTGGTAATAGCCATTTAAAGTATCACGAAAAATTGAACCGCTTATTTGGTAATTGCTCTAAAGTTGCCTCTAATAAAAAATTTGTTATTTATCAATCAGAAAAGCAATAACTACCATATACTAATATGGTTATCTAACTGAAATATCAATATATATTGTTAAGGATAGAAAATGAAAAATGGCTTAATTGGGTTATTCGCTTTAATTGCAATTGCGGGTTGTAGTTCAAAAACCCCACAACCGATCGATTTATCACCAAAAGCAACATTAGCAGCAGCCCCTATCGTAAAAGATAGATCAATAGAGCTAACCGTTAATGATTTAAGAACCGCTCAGTATATTGCACTCAATGATACAGGAGAGAAGTTTGTCTACCCTCTTCATGCACAACAAAACCTTCGTTCCACGTTTAGTGATTTATTAATACTACAACTAAAATCACAAGGGTTTAAGATTCAACCAAATGCGCCGTTAACTCTTCAGGTCGATATTTTAGACATGGTTGCCAATGTGAAAAATGAAACAGTCACTAACACCATCAAGAGTCGAGTAAAAGTACAGCTAATTGCACAAGCCGAAGGTCATCAATTTACTAAACGTTATTCAGGTGAATCGTCAGAGACTAGTGGTGGTTCAGCGTCTGAAGAAGATATTTCTGAGAAAGTCAGTCAATTATTAAGCTTGGTTTTATCTGATATCGCCAAAGATAATGAACTACAGCAATTCTTAATCAAACAGTAAATTTGAACAGCACCCAGAAAAATAACCAATACACAATTGACAAATAAGAGTAGAAGATGAAAAAAACAATCTTAACCGCAGCCATCGCACTCAGTGCCGCACTTTTTATTACACCATCGATGGCAGCACCACTTGTTCAAGTCACCACGACGGATGGTCAATTCACCATTAATCTAAATAGTGAACAAGCACCGATCTCGACCAAAAACTTTCTTCGTTATGTTGAAGATGGCAGTTATGTCGGCACTCAATTCCATCGAGTTATTGCAGGCTTTATGGTTCAAGGTGGTGGGTTTGATGCCAAGATGAATAAGCGAGCAACATATCCTGCAATCAAGAATGAAGCCAGTAATGGTCTTAAAAATAATGTCGCCACTATAGCAATGGCAAGAACTCAAGTACCCGACTCTGCAACTCGTCAGTTTTTTATCAATGTCAAAGATAATGGCTTTTTAGATCAAAGTTCAACTAAAGTCGGTTACGCCGTTTTTGGTAAAATTACAGAAGGCTATTCAACCATCGAAAAAATTGCAGCAACTAAAACAGGTATCAAAGGCGGTATGCGTGATGTGCCAAACACTCCGATTGTGATCACTGAAATTAAAGTGATTAAATAAAAACGATCAACTCATTAGTTAACAACAAGGACACCACATGGCGAATCAACTTTCATGGAGAGAAACACTCCAAAGTTACCTAGATAAACGTCTACTTTGGGTATTTATGTTAGGGTGTGCCAGTGGTTTTCCTTGGGTTTTAATCGGCTCTAATATGTCAGGTTGGTTAAAAGATGCGGGATTAACTCGTGCTGCTATCGGTTTTTTTGGCTCGGTTTTTGCCGTTTATGCTATCAACTTTCTTTGGGCACCTCTGATCGATCGTGTCAAACTTCCAGTCTTAAATCTGTGGTTAGGGCAACGACGTAGTTGGATATTCCTCACTCAAATTGTGATGTTAATCGCGACGCTAGCGATAGCTGGTACTGACCCTGCACATAATATTGCCATCACTTCCGCTTTAGCATTGGTGATTGCCACCAGCTCAGCAACTCAAGATATCGCCATTGATGCTTTCCGTATTGATAGTTTTAGGGAAGATGAAAAACATAAAATGCCTCAAGCTTCTGCCATGGCCGTCATGGGATGGTGGACAGGCTACTCTCTGCCGGGTTATTTTGCTTTTACCAACGCCGATTCTGTTGGTTGGAATAGTGTTTACTATGGAATGGCGGGCTTTGTTGTCTTGCTAATTATTTTTACTCTTTGCGTTCGAGAACCCGTAACATTTAGAGAAAAGCTGCAAAGTGAGGCTGAATTACGTCATGCAAAACTGTTAAGTGATGGTAAGCCAACAGCTTGGATTCGCCTTATTAGCTGGATTTCAGTCACTGTTTTTGAACCTTTTATCGACTTTTTCCGCCGTAATGGGGTTCGAATAGCAATCTCTTTATTACTGTTCGTCTTTCTATTTAAAATTGGCGAAGCCTTCCTTGGACGCATGTCGATTGTCTTTTATAAAGAAATTGGATTCAGTAACCAACAAATAGGAGAATACTCTAAATTGGTTGGTTGGGTTGCAACGATTGTCTTTACCTTAATTGGTAGTGCGATTAATGTTCGCTTTGGTATTGTCAAAGGGCTGCTCATTGGTGGGATCGCAATGGCTGCTTCCAACTTAATGTTTGCATGGATAGCAACCGTCGGCCCTAATGAACATCTATTCTTAGC
It encodes the following:
- a CDS encoding YajG family lipoprotein, whose product is MKNGLIGLFALIAIAGCSSKTPQPIDLSPKATLAAAPIVKDRSIELTVNDLRTAQYIALNDTGEKFVYPLHAQQNLRSTFSDLLILQLKSQGFKIQPNAPLTLQVDILDMVANVKNETVTNTIKSRVKVQLIAQAEGHQFTKRYSGESSETSGGSASEEDISEKVSQLLSLVLSDIAKDNELQQFLIKQ
- a CDS encoding peptidylprolyl isomerase, coding for MKKTILTAAIALSAALFITPSMAAPLVQVTTTDGQFTINLNSEQAPISTKNFLRYVEDGSYVGTQFHRVIAGFMVQGGGFDAKMNKRATYPAIKNEASNGLKNNVATIAMARTQVPDSATRQFFINVKDNGFLDQSSTKVGYAVFGKITEGYSTIEKIAATKTGIKGGMRDVPNTPIVITEIKVIK
- a CDS encoding AmpG family muropeptide MFS transporter, which translates into the protein MANQLSWRETLQSYLDKRLLWVFMLGCASGFPWVLIGSNMSGWLKDAGLTRAAIGFFGSVFAVYAINFLWAPLIDRVKLPVLNLWLGQRRSWIFLTQIVMLIATLAIAGTDPAHNIAITSALALVIATSSATQDIAIDAFRIDSFREDEKHKMPQASAMAVMGWWTGYSLPGYFAFTNADSVGWNSVYYGMAGFVVLLIIFTLCVREPVTFREKLQSEAELRHAKLLSDGKPTAWIRLISWISVTVFEPFIDFFRRNGVRIAISLLLFVFLFKIGEAFLGRMSIVFYKEIGFSNQQIGEYSKLVGWVATIVFTLIGSAINVRFGIVKGLLIGGIAMAASNLMFAWIATVGPNEHLFLATILVDNFTSAFASVAFVSFLTYLTGRAFSATQYALLASLGNFGRTTLGSLSGVFVEWLNSWSLFFIITALMVIPSLVLLISMKDHFNQLSQDKKEQ